In Agromyces sp. G08B096, a genomic segment contains:
- a CDS encoding helix-turn-helix domain-containing protein has protein sequence MKAGTPDLATLGHRIRHFRGERGLTLDQLGEAVGLAGSQLSLIENGKREPKLSTLDALAVALGVELADLLAREAPSRRAALELELARAQASPLYQSLGLSPIRPARGISDETLESIVGLHRELQRRASEAIATPEEARRANTDLRERMRERANYLPEIEQLAEEQVRASGHRTGALTHREVSVMAERLGFKLIYVDDLPDSTRSITDLENGRIYLPPASIPGGHGLRSMALQAMAHRLLGHQPPASYDEFLQQRLEINYFAAACLMPQEASVAFLQEAKKDKRLAIEDFRDAFGVTHEAAALRFTNLATSHLEMTLHFLRVAGDGALLKGYENDGLPLPTDVTGSIEGQWVCKKWSARTAFEHTNRTTENYQYTDTPAGTFWCATQTGRTDAAEFSITVGVPFSQAKWFRGRETTVRAVSTCPDESCCRRAPAGLSERWAGRAWPSARLHAHVLSPLPSGTFPGVDDAEVYAFLEAHADQ, from the coding sequence ATGAAGGCAGGCACGCCAGACCTCGCGACCCTCGGCCACCGCATCCGGCACTTCCGCGGCGAGCGCGGACTGACGCTCGACCAGCTCGGCGAGGCCGTCGGCCTCGCGGGCAGCCAGCTCTCGCTCATCGAGAACGGCAAGCGCGAGCCGAAGCTGTCCACGCTCGACGCGCTCGCCGTCGCGCTCGGGGTCGAGCTCGCCGACCTCCTCGCGCGAGAAGCGCCCAGCCGGCGGGCCGCCCTCGAACTCGAGCTGGCGCGCGCCCAGGCGAGCCCGCTGTACCAGAGCCTCGGGCTGTCGCCCATCCGTCCGGCTCGCGGCATCTCCGACGAGACGCTGGAGTCGATCGTCGGGCTGCACCGAGAGCTCCAGCGCCGCGCGAGCGAGGCCATCGCCACCCCGGAGGAGGCTCGGCGAGCGAACACCGACCTGCGGGAGCGCATGCGGGAGCGTGCGAACTACCTGCCCGAGATCGAGCAGCTCGCCGAGGAGCAGGTGCGCGCGTCCGGCCACCGCACCGGAGCGCTCACCCACCGCGAGGTGAGCGTCATGGCCGAGCGACTCGGCTTCAAGCTCATCTACGTCGACGACCTGCCCGACTCGACGCGCTCGATCACCGACCTCGAGAACGGGCGCATCTACCTCCCGCCCGCCTCGATCCCCGGCGGCCACGGCCTGCGATCCATGGCGCTCCAGGCCATGGCGCACCGCCTGCTCGGGCATCAGCCGCCCGCCAGCTACGACGAGTTCCTGCAGCAGCGGCTCGAGATCAACTACTTCGCCGCCGCCTGCCTCATGCCACAGGAGGCCTCGGTGGCCTTCCTCCAGGAGGCGAAGAAGGACAAGCGCCTCGCCATCGAGGACTTCCGCGACGCGTTCGGCGTGACGCACGAGGCGGCGGCCCTGCGGTTCACGAACCTCGCGACGAGCCACCTCGAGATGACGCTGCACTTCCTCCGGGTCGCCGGCGACGGCGCCCTGCTGAAGGGCTACGAGAACGACGGGCTGCCCCTGCCCACTGACGTCACGGGGTCGATCGAGGGCCAGTGGGTATGCAAGAAGTGGAGCGCCCGCACCGCGTTCGAGCATACGAACCGCACGACGGAGAACTACCAGTACACCGATACGCCCGCGGGCACGTTCTGGTGCGCGACGCAGACGGGCCGCACGGATGCCGCGGAGTTCTCGATCACCGTCGGTGTGCCGTTCAGCCAGGCGAAGTGGTTCCGGGGCCGCGAGACGACGGTGCGCGCGGTCTCGACGTGCCCCGACGAGTCGTGCTGCCGGCGGGCGCCCGCGGGGCTCTCCGAGCGCTGGGCGGGGCGGGCGTGGCCGAGTGCCCGGCTGCACGCGCACGTGCTCTCCCCCCTGCCCTCGGGCACGTTCCCGGGTGTCGACGACGCCGAGGTCTACGCGTTCCTGGAGGCGCACGCCGACCAGTAG
- a CDS encoding PadR family transcriptional regulator: MSTEDITAGHLQELRRGTVVLACLIRLRTPDYGYALLESLNGLGITVDANTLYPLLRRLEKQALLTSEWNTDEARPRKFYRTSPDGERLAEALTADWHLIDAALARLTTGDES; this comes from the coding sequence ATGAGCACAGAGGACATCACCGCCGGGCATCTCCAGGAGTTGCGCCGCGGCACCGTCGTGCTGGCCTGCCTGATCCGGCTCCGCACCCCCGACTACGGGTACGCGCTGCTCGAATCGCTCAACGGGCTCGGCATCACGGTCGACGCCAACACGCTGTATCCGCTGCTGCGCCGGCTCGAGAAGCAGGCGCTGCTGACCAGCGAGTGGAACACCGACGAGGCCCGGCCTCGCAAGTTCTACCGCACGAGCCCCGACGGCGAGCGTCTCGCCGAGGCGCTCACCGCCGACTGGCACCTCATCGACGCGGCGCTCGCGCGCCTGACTACCGGAGACGAATCATGA